The following nucleotide sequence is from Trifolium pratense cultivar HEN17-A07 linkage group LG2, ARS_RC_1.1, whole genome shotgun sequence.
taaataaaaaaactttgaaGGTTGGTGAGTGGGTTGTAAAGACTAAAGATACAACCCTGTCCTAGagaatatattataaatataagacCAAACCATTTAGTAACATCAAACCActctcttcaaaaaaataaaataccaaaCCATTTAGTAACACATTACTTACTTCTAAGGCAATCTAAATAAACCACTCTTATCAAAACCATATAACATAAATCTCatctcatttcatttcattttcttaagCCACAAGTCACAATGGCAACATTTACTCAAAAAATGACATTAAGTTATATTCTTCTAACATATTTTCTCTCTGCAGGTACATACCCTGTTTaatttgttctgtttttttcaTCATGCATTTTAACATTTTATCTTATCATTGTTACATTACATTCTAACTTGTGATTATTGAAATTACAGATATTGGATTATTTGTACATGTAGCATCATTTGGAATCAATTATGGACAAGTAGCTAACAATTTGCCACCACCAGAAAAAGTCTTGGAACTTCTCGGCACATTAAAGATCACAAAAACAAGAATCTACGACACGAATCCAGATATTCTTAAAGCTTTCGCCAATTCAAACGTCGAAATCATCGTAACAATTGAAAATCAAATACTAAACCAATTAAATGATCCACAGCAAGCACTACAATGGGTAAACACCAATATCAAACCTTATTTACCAGACACAAAAATCACTGGAATTCAAGTAGGGAATGAAGTTTTCACCGAAATCGACACAACACTAATTCAATATCTTGTTCCAGCAGTGATCAACATTCACAATGCTCTAGTTCAATTAGGTTTAGAATCAAACATCCACGTGTCAACACCTAGTTCATTAGAAGTTCTTGAAGAATCATATCCTCCTTCAGCTGGTAGTTTCAGAAGTGAAATTTCAGGAATCATGTatcaatttttggaatttttgtcaaaaacaaaatcaccctTTTGGATTAATGCTTATCCTTATTTTGCTTATAAGAATAACCCTAATCAAATATCATTAGATTAtgtattatttaatcataatcAAGGAATGATTGATCCTAATACAAATTTACATTATGATAATATGCTATATGCTATGGTAGATGCAGTTACATTTGCAATTGGTAAATTAGGGTTTAATGGAATAGAAGTTAGGGTTTCTGAAACTGGTTGGCCAAGTAAAGGTGATTCTGATGAAATTGGTGCATCATTGGAAAATGCTGAAATATATAACAAGAATTTGTTGAGAAGACAAATGAAGAATGAAGGGACACCTTTGAATCCTAGAATGAGATTGGAATCATATTTGTTTGCATTGtttaatgaaaatttgaagaat
It contains:
- the LOC123908687 gene encoding glucan endo-1,3-beta-glucosidase 14-like isoform X1, which encodes MATFTQKMTLSYILLTYFLSADIGLFVHVASFGINYGQVANNLPPPEKVLELLGTLKITKTRIYDTNPDILKAFANSNVEIIVTIENQILNQLNDPQQALQWVNTNIKPYLPDTKITGIQVGNEVFTEIDTTLIQYLVPAVINIHNALVQLGLESNIHVSTPSSLEVLEESYPPSAGSFRSEISGIMYQFLEFLSKTKSPFWINAYPYFAYKNNPNQISLDYVLFNHNQGMIDPNTNLHYDNMLYAMVDAVTFAIGKLGFNGIEVRVSETGWPSKGDSDEIGASLENAEIYNKNLLRRQMKNEGTPLNPRMRLESYLFALFNENLKNGPTSERNYGLFEHDESMTYNVGLSSFAKSSNPSTSISLTSSATRTKQAAQKEKQSMFYWMFVYLLISSLCAFL
- the LOC123908687 gene encoding glucan endo-1,3-beta-glucosidase 14-like isoform X2, which produces MATFTQKMTLSYILLTYFLSADIGLFVHVASFGINYGQVANNLPPPEKVLELLGTLKITKTRIYDTNPDILKAFANSNVEIIVTIENQILNQLNDPQQALQWVNTNIKPYLPDTKITGIQVGNEVFTEIDTTLIQYLVPAVINIHNALVQLGLESNIHVSTPSSLEVLEESYPPSAGSFRSEISGIMYQFLEFLSKTKSPFWINAYPYFAYKNNPNQISLDYVLFNHNQGMIDPNTNLHYDNMLYAMVDAVTFAIGKLGFNGIEVRVSETGWPSKGDSDEIGASLENAEIYNKNLLRRQMKNEGTPLNPRMRLESYLFALFNENLKNGPTSERNYGLFEHDESMTYNVGLSSFAKSSNPSTSISLTSSATRTKAAQKEKQSMFYWMFVYLLISSLCAFL
- the LOC123908687 gene encoding glucan endo-1,3-beta-glucosidase 14-like isoform X3 translates to MATFTQKMTLSYILLTYFLSADIGLFVHVASFGINYGQVANNLPPPEKVLELLGTLKITKTRIYDTNPDILKAFANSNVEIIVTIENQILNQLNDPQQALQWVNTNIKPYLPDTKITGIQVGNEVFTEIDTTLIQYLVPAVINIHNALVQLGLESNIHVSTPSSLEVLEESYPPSAGSFRSEISGIMYQFLEFLSKTKSPFWINAYPYFAYKNNPNQISLDYVLFNHNQGMIDPNTNLHYDNMLYAMVDAVTFAIGKLGFNGIEVRVSETGWPSKGDSDEIGASLENAEIYNKNLLRRQMKNEGTPLNPRMRLESYLFALFNENLKNGPTSERNYGLFEHDESMTYNVGLSSFAKSSNPSTSISLTSSATRTKKIKTNTLSN